Genomic DNA from Bacteroides zhangwenhongii:
TCATAACTGATGTGTCGCGGAAAACGGGGAACGTAGGGATGAACCAATGATTTAGTGAGGTCGGCTTCTTCTCGGTTGAAGTTGTATACCAGTCCGATTTTCGCTCCGGTGGTGTTGATACCTGCATTGGGAAACTTGGTGTTGCCGTTGGAGAAATGCGTGAAGTCTCCGCCGATGATAAAGTCGAAATAACGGGAAAGCGACCAGTTAAGGTAGATACCTGCGTTGAGGTAGGCATTCACCCGTGAGCCTACGGCTCCGTTGTAGGAGTTGTAATCGTTGTCATAAGGTTTCCATCCGGCAGAGATTCCGAAATTCCACTCGTAATTGAGCGAAAGGCGGGGATGGAAACGGGCAATGCGTGCACCTTGAAAGACGTAGAACGTCATCGGATCGCCCAACTGCTTTTTATCGCCAAAGGTGGTGAAGGCCAAGCCGAAACCTTGATAAGCTCCGCCATAGATACGGTCGGCACAGGTGTTGGGACGATACTTGAAAGAGTATTTCAGATGAGCGGCAAATGAACTCTGGATGGGTTTCCACCGTTCGTTCTCACCTTGCAGGAAAGGATTGGTGGGGAATACGTATTGCGGCCGCGCCTCTATCCCCAACCGGTGAATGAAAGGTTGGTCTGCCTCCTGCGCACAAAGCGAAGTGAAGGGGAAAAGCAAGGCGGAACAGATTACAACGATTTCCCATCCGGGTATCTTTACTCTCATATAATAGTCTGGTTTGTCTTTTCAGAACGGAAGTTACAAATGGAGCTTCTCAATGAACTGTGCCACAT
This window encodes:
- a CDS encoding acyloxyacyl hydrolase — its product is MRVKIPGWEIVVICSALLFPFTSLCAQEADQPFIHRLGIEARPQYVFPTNPFLQGENERWKPIQSSFAAHLKYSFKYRPNTCADRIYGGAYQGFGLAFTTFGDKKQLGDPMTFYVFQGARIARFHPRLSLNYEWNFGISAGWKPYDNDYNSYNGAVGSRVNAYLNAGIYLNWSLSRYFDFIIGGDFTHFSNGNTKFPNAGINTTGAKIGLVYNFNREEADLTKSLVHPYVPRFPRHISYDLVLFGSWRRKGVYVGEKQIASPGSYPVAGFNFAPMYNFNYKLRFGVSLDGVYDGSANVYTEDALVEYDAGSGSSRRKFLVPGIQHQLALGLSGRAEYVMPFFTIGVGLGTNVLGRGDLRGLYQVFALKINVTRNSFLHIGYNLQNFQTPNYLMLGLGFRFNNKYPKVRH